A stretch of the Streptomyces sp. NBC_00078 genome encodes the following:
- the lysS gene encoding lysine--tRNA ligase, whose amino-acid sequence MPIVAQSTETADWVSRFADDVIEESERRAPGKATSLATAPVVVVASGLSPSGPIHLGNLREVMTPHLVADEIRRRGRQVRHLISWDDYDRYRKVPSGVPGVDESWAEHIGKPLTSVPAPKGSAYPNWAEHFKAAMVESLAELGVEFDGISQTAQYTSGVYREQILHAIRHRADIDAILDQYRTKKAPAKKQQQKPLDEAELEAEEGSGAASEDDGSGGNVGYFPYKPYCGNCEKDLTTVTSYDDDTTELTYACTACGFSETVRLNEFNRGKLVWKVDWPMRWAYEGVVFEPSGVDHSSPGSSFQVGGQIVGIFGGQQPIGPMYAFVGISGMAKMSSSRGGVPTAADALKIMEPQILRWLYARRRPNQSFKIAFDQEIQRLYDEWDKLDAKVTDGSALPADIAAHSRAVGTAAGELPRTPRPLPYRTLASVADITAGHEDQALRILSELDPSDPLTALDEARPRYDKAEAWINTHVPADQRTIVRDEPDADLLKSLDEASQQSLSLLLDGLADNWSLDGLTHLVYGVPKVQAGFPADATPKELPAEIKSAQRAFFALLYHLLVGRDTGPRLPTLLLAVGQERVRTLLGK is encoded by the coding sequence GTGCCGATCGTGGCTCAGAGCACCGAGACCGCCGACTGGGTCTCCCGTTTCGCGGATGACGTCATCGAAGAGTCGGAGCGTCGGGCCCCGGGCAAAGCGACATCACTCGCTACCGCTCCGGTCGTCGTCGTCGCGTCCGGACTCTCCCCGTCGGGGCCCATCCACCTCGGCAACCTGCGCGAGGTCATGACCCCGCACCTCGTCGCCGACGAGATCCGGCGGCGCGGACGCCAGGTCCGGCACCTGATCTCCTGGGACGACTACGACCGCTACCGCAAGGTGCCGTCCGGCGTCCCGGGCGTCGACGAGTCGTGGGCCGAGCACATCGGCAAGCCGCTGACGTCCGTGCCCGCCCCCAAGGGCTCCGCGTACCCGAACTGGGCCGAGCACTTCAAGGCCGCCATGGTCGAGTCGCTCGCCGAGCTGGGCGTCGAGTTCGACGGGATCAGCCAGACCGCGCAGTACACGTCCGGCGTGTACCGCGAGCAGATCCTGCACGCCATCAGGCACCGCGCCGACATCGACGCGATCCTCGACCAGTACCGCACCAAGAAGGCCCCCGCGAAGAAGCAGCAGCAGAAGCCCCTCGACGAGGCCGAGCTGGAGGCCGAGGAGGGCTCAGGCGCGGCGAGCGAGGACGACGGCAGCGGCGGCAACGTCGGCTACTTCCCGTACAAGCCCTACTGCGGCAACTGCGAGAAGGACCTGACGACGGTCACCTCGTACGACGACGACACGACCGAGCTGACGTACGCCTGCACCGCGTGCGGCTTCTCCGAGACCGTCCGGCTCAACGAGTTCAACCGCGGCAAGCTGGTCTGGAAGGTCGACTGGCCGATGCGCTGGGCCTACGAGGGTGTCGTCTTCGAGCCCAGCGGCGTCGACCACTCCTCCCCCGGGTCCTCGTTCCAGGTCGGCGGCCAGATCGTCGGGATCTTCGGCGGCCAGCAGCCCATCGGCCCGATGTACGCCTTCGTGGGCATCAGCGGCATGGCGAAGATGTCCTCGTCGAGGGGTGGCGTGCCGACCGCCGCCGACGCCCTGAAGATCATGGAACCGCAGATCCTGCGCTGGCTCTACGCCCGCCGTCGGCCCAACCAGTCCTTCAAGATCGCCTTCGACCAGGAGATCCAGCGCCTCTACGACGAGTGGGACAAGCTCGACGCGAAGGTCACGGACGGCTCCGCGCTGCCGGCGGACATCGCGGCACACTCGCGCGCCGTGGGCACGGCCGCCGGTGAACTGCCCAGGACACCGCGCCCGCTGCCGTACCGGACGCTGGCCTCGGTCGCCGACATCACCGCCGGACACGAGGACCAGGCGCTGCGCATCCTGAGCGAACTCGACCCCTCGGACCCGCTCACCGCCCTCGACGAAGCCCGCCCGCGCTACGACAAGGCCGAGGCCTGGATCAACACGCACGTCCCCGCCGACCAGCGGACCATCGTGCGCGACGAACCCGACGCCGACCTGCTGAAGTCCCTCGACGAGGCCTCCCAGCAGTCACTGAGCCTCCTGCTCGACGGACTCGCCGACAACTGGTCGCTCGACGGGCTCACCCACCTCGTGTACGGCGTACCCAAGGTGCAGGCCGGCTTCCCCGCCGATGCCACGCCGAAGGAACTGCCGGCCGAGATCAAGAGCGCCCAGCGGGCGTTCTTCGCGCTCCTCTACCACCTGCTGGTGGGACGCGACACAGGACCGCGACTGCCCACGCTGCTCCTGGCGGTGGGACAGGAGCGGGTGCGGACCCTGCTCGGGAAGTAG
- a CDS encoding DUF2637 domain-containing protein: MHRVLIAVVVSGAVIIAGIGFAGSYSAVRELAIKKGFGNFAYVFPIGIDAGICVLLALDLLLTWIRIPFPLLRQTAWLLTTATIAFNGAAAWPDPLGVGMHAVIPILFVVSVEAARHAIGRIADITADKHMEGVRLTRWLLSPVPTFLLWRRMKLWELRSYEQVIKLEQERLVYQARLRSRFGRAWRRKAPVESLMPLRLARYGVPLAETAPSGLAAAGIEPLLLPPAPPEIVRPVESRAAVAASAQQQAEHTGYVPEARMPDGSQWLHARHPQQVEYHGDYDPTYEPEPYYEPEPGPEPESYPEPPVYEEFSPEETGSFPIPAGPGRTRELGEGGGPPEPNEEDFYLVFKKSIDGSYPTSGQLRDDVEATYGVTLPQRDADRMVNRFTNRHTAELQEDHIA, translated from the coding sequence ATGCACCGCGTTCTCATAGCCGTGGTCGTTTCCGGCGCCGTGATCATCGCCGGCATCGGCTTCGCCGGTTCGTACTCGGCGGTCCGCGAGTTGGCCATCAAGAAGGGTTTCGGGAACTTCGCGTACGTCTTCCCGATCGGTATCGACGCAGGTATCTGTGTCCTGCTGGCCCTCGATCTCCTGCTCACCTGGATCCGTATCCCGTTCCCGCTGCTGCGGCAGACGGCCTGGCTGCTGACGACGGCGACGATCGCCTTCAACGGTGCGGCGGCCTGGCCGGACCCGCTGGGCGTGGGCATGCACGCGGTGATCCCGATCCTGTTCGTGGTCTCCGTCGAGGCGGCCCGGCATGCGATCGGCCGTATCGCCGACATCACTGCCGACAAGCACATGGAGGGGGTGCGGCTGACGCGCTGGCTCCTGTCCCCGGTGCCGACGTTCCTCCTGTGGCGGCGGATGAAGCTGTGGGAGCTGCGCTCCTACGAGCAGGTCATCAAGCTGGAGCAGGAACGGCTGGTGTATCAGGCCCGGTTGCGTTCGCGCTTCGGCCGGGCGTGGCGGCGCAAGGCTCCGGTGGAGTCGCTGATGCCGTTGCGGCTGGCCCGGTACGGCGTTCCGCTGGCGGAGACGGCTCCGTCGGGTCTGGCCGCGGCGGGGATCGAGCCGTTGCTGCTGCCGCCGGCGCCGCCCGAGATCGTGCGGCCGGTGGAGAGCCGTGCCGCTGTGGCGGCGTCCGCCCAGCAGCAGGCTGAGCACACCGGCTACGTTCCCGAGGCGCGGATGCCGGATGGCAGCCAGTGGCTGCACGCCCGGCATCCACAGCAGGTCGAGTACCACGGCGACTACGACCCCACGTACGAGCCCGAGCCGTACTACGAGCCGGAGCCGGGACCGGAGCCGGAGTCTTACCCGGAACCCCCCGTGTACGAGGAGTTCTCCCCGGAGGAGACCGGCAGCTTCCCCATCCCGGCGGGTCCGGGCCGGACGCGTGAGCTGGGTGAGGGCGGTGGCCCGCCGGAGCCGAACGAGGAGGACTTCTACCTCGTGTTCAAGAAGTCGATAGACGGCAGTTACCCCACCTCGGGCCAGCTCAGGGACGACGTGGAGGCGACGTACGGTGTCACGCTCCCGCAGCGCGACGCCGATCGCATGGTCAACCGTTTCACCAACCGCCACACGGCGGAACTGCAGGAAGACCACATCGCCTGA
- a CDS encoding DUF3558 family protein produces the protein MSEGTMQRRAERDQRNQRDRRVRRSGRFLAGAVAVPVMVFAAGCSSDSGSGDGGDKGASAGETAAATASTAPTVQAAAYGKLPDSCGVLSKKTLTSLVPEGVKSGKQSKSDDSTRASCSWSSLDNNGVKGSQFRWLNVSLLRFESNAQRGEGDKLAHAYYEKQVKDAQSVEGAKNAKTEPVSGTGDEATLVRYDLKKKEGSFKQQTVVTRVENVVITLDYNGAGLAGEKTPSADTLAKAAESAAKEAVAAVSAANGDGGSGTGGGSGSGTAKPSPSKSASKSASASPSKASKPSKSSSASPSSSASKKS, from the coding sequence ATGAGTGAAGGAACCATGCAGCGACGAGCAGAGCGAGACCAGCGGAACCAGCGAGACCGGCGAGTGAGGCGCTCAGGCCGCTTCCTTGCCGGCGCGGTCGCAGTGCCCGTGATGGTGTTCGCCGCCGGCTGCTCCTCGGACTCCGGCTCCGGTGACGGGGGCGACAAGGGCGCGAGCGCCGGTGAAACGGCGGCGGCGACCGCGAGCACGGCGCCGACGGTGCAGGCCGCGGCGTACGGGAAGTTGCCGGACTCGTGCGGGGTGCTGTCGAAGAAGACGCTGACCTCGCTGGTGCCGGAGGGCGTCAAGTCCGGCAAGCAGAGCAAGTCGGATGATTCGACGCGTGCGAGCTGCTCCTGGAGCAGTCTGGACAACAACGGCGTGAAGGGCTCGCAGTTCCGTTGGCTCAATGTCTCGCTGCTGCGTTTCGAATCGAACGCCCAGCGCGGTGAGGGCGACAAGTTGGCGCACGCGTACTACGAGAAGCAGGTCAAGGACGCCCAGTCGGTCGAGGGCGCGAAGAACGCGAAGACCGAGCCGGTCTCCGGGACGGGCGACGAGGCGACGCTGGTGCGTTACGACCTGAAGAAGAAGGAGGGTTCCTTCAAGCAGCAGACGGTCGTGACGCGGGTCGAGAACGTGGTGATCACGCTCGACTACAACGGTGCGGGTCTGGCCGGTGAGAAGACCCCGAGCGCGGACACGCTGGCGAAGGCCGCGGAGTCGGCGGCCAAGGAGGCCGTCGCGGCGGTGTCGGCGGCGAACGGCGACGGCGGCTCGGGCACAGGCGGCGGCTCGGGTTCGGGCACGGCGAAGCCCTCGCCCTCCAAGTCGGCGTCGAAGTCGGCCTCCGCGTCTCCTTCGAAGGCCTCGAAACCCTCGAAGTCGTCTTCGGCGTCCCCGTCCTCCTCAGCGTCGAAGAAGAGCTGA
- a CDS encoding DUF3558 domain-containing protein, translating into MQRKVFVSGIAALLVALLAGCTGGSSDGGSTDDSNQGDTGTATAAAQPGKYRTLPEPCSAIGEDTLDTLLPGIQQITDAEQREKAYEGDATLTYDTDRKVGCRWKVESADATDHLLVDFERVVSYDNSVSDDNEAQVVFADRLTAADLPEPVSSSPTSDPGSSAPSTSSAGPGASASASASASDSVSASGSASASAAPSDLQPRTLTDLGDEAFLDDVLSGSGSTAQQRTVTVAFRTSNVIVTIQYEEQPATVGVAPDSEEMQDSARKLAAQLSDTLGGQ; encoded by the coding sequence GTGCAGCGGAAGGTGTTTGTATCCGGCATCGCCGCGCTGCTCGTGGCGTTGCTGGCCGGCTGCACCGGCGGCTCGAGCGACGGCGGTTCGACGGACGACTCCAATCAGGGTGACACCGGCACGGCGACGGCCGCGGCCCAGCCGGGCAAGTACCGCACGCTCCCCGAACCGTGCAGCGCCATCGGTGAGGACACTCTCGACACGCTGCTGCCCGGCATCCAGCAGATCACCGACGCGGAGCAGCGCGAGAAGGCGTACGAGGGCGATGCGACGCTGACGTACGACACCGACCGCAAGGTGGGCTGCCGTTGGAAGGTCGAGTCGGCGGATGCGACGGACCATCTCCTCGTCGACTTCGAGCGCGTCGTCTCCTACGACAACTCGGTGAGCGACGACAACGAGGCGCAGGTGGTGTTCGCCGACAGGCTGACGGCGGCCGACCTTCCCGAACCGGTGAGTTCCAGCCCCACGTCCGACCCCGGCTCCAGCGCCCCTTCCACGAGCAGCGCCGGCCCCGGCGCCTCGGCCTCCGCCTCTGCCTCTGCCTCCGACTCTGTCTCTGCCTCGGGTTCCGCCTCCGCCTCCGCGGCCCCGTCCGATCTCCAGCCCCGCACCCTCACCGATCTCGGTGACGAGGCGTTCCTGGACGACGTGCTGAGCGGTTCCGGTTCGACGGCTCAGCAGCGCACGGTGACTGTGGCGTTCCGCACGTCCAACGTCATCGTGACCATCCAGTACGAGGAGCAGCCGGCCACCGTCGGCGTCGCCCCCGACAGCGAGGAAATGCAGGACAGCGCCCGGAAACTGGCCGCGCAGCTGTCGGACACGCTGGGCGGTCAGTGA
- a CDS encoding tyrosine-protein phosphatase → MDRHIAFDGLHNFRDLGGYPTPDGHRIRPGRLYRADSLGKLAEGTADWDRFLSLGIRTVIDLRHPWEAEDRGRVPGHPSFTYHNLSIEHRPYDQAALTPDIDPDPYLAERYLEVAQDGVKEIRRALELVAESAESGTPLVFHCASGKDRTGQLAALVLGLLGIPETTVIEDFSLTELATPAIRASWTRRNDGREPAWPGFGRAPGAVMRTFLAAMTARHGSTENYVTRELSLDARALATTLREALLEPRPTAPPAPTYRRATPSDAPALARLHDSSALWQLARGIDQWRPGAKDETHFRTRMREGEVWLAHSGDHLAGAWELWWDDPAAWGPRPADAGYIHRLMTTPHTAPPSTGRHMLAEAEARIAATGRPYARLDCLSTNPRLRTYYESAGYTVVGEQAAKDGGLGSPYAVTLLEKRLRSHPAVAVPWNCPGSTGLS, encoded by the coding sequence GTGGACAGACACATCGCATTCGACGGGCTGCACAACTTCCGCGATCTGGGCGGCTATCCGACCCCGGACGGCCACCGGATCCGCCCCGGCCGCCTGTACCGCGCGGACTCCCTGGGCAAGCTGGCCGAGGGCACGGCGGACTGGGACCGCTTCCTGTCCCTCGGCATCCGCACGGTCATCGACCTGCGCCACCCCTGGGAGGCCGAGGACAGGGGCCGTGTCCCCGGCCACCCGTCCTTCACGTACCACAACCTGAGCATCGAGCACCGCCCGTACGACCAGGCCGCGCTCACCCCGGACATCGATCCGGACCCGTACCTCGCGGAGCGCTACCTGGAGGTGGCTCAGGACGGCGTCAAGGAGATCCGCCGGGCCCTGGAACTGGTCGCGGAGTCGGCCGAGTCAGGCACCCCGCTGGTCTTCCACTGCGCATCGGGCAAGGACCGCACGGGCCAACTGGCGGCGCTGGTCCTCGGGTTGCTGGGCATCCCGGAAACGACCGTCATCGAGGACTTCAGCCTCACCGAACTGGCCACACCGGCCATCCGCGCCAGCTGGACGAGACGAAACGACGGCCGCGAGCCGGCCTGGCCGGGCTTCGGCCGTGCCCCGGGCGCCGTGATGCGCACGTTCCTCGCCGCCATGACGGCGCGCCACGGCTCGACCGAGAACTACGTGACGCGGGAACTCTCCCTGGACGCAAGGGCGTTGGCCACGACCCTGCGCGAGGCACTCCTGGAACCCCGCCCCACAGCCCCGCCCGCGCCGACGTACCGCAGGGCCACCCCGTCCGACGCCCCCGCCCTCGCCCGCCTCCACGACTCGTCCGCCCTCTGGCAACTGGCCCGGGGCATCGACCAGTGGCGGCCCGGCGCAAAGGACGAAACCCATTTCCGCACCCGCATGCGGGAGGGCGAGGTCTGGCTGGCCCACTCCGGTGACCACCTGGCCGGCGCCTGGGAACTGTGGTGGGACGACCCGGCGGCCTGGGGCCCCCGCCCCGCCGACGCGGGCTACATCCACCGCCTGATGACGACCCCGCACACGGCTCCGCCGTCCACAGGCCGCCACATGCTCGCGGAAGCGGAGGCCCGCATCGCCGCGACGGGCCGCCCGTACGCCCGCCTCGACTGCCTGTCCACCAACCCTCGCCTCCGCACCTACTACGAGTCGGCGGGCTACACGGTGGTAGGCGAACAGGCCGCCAAGGACGGCGGGTTGGGCAGTCCTTACGCGGTGACGCTGCTGGAGAAGCGGCTGCGGTCCCACCCCGCGGTGGCCGTCCCGTGGAACTGTCCCGGCTCCACCGGACTGTCGTGA
- a CDS encoding SDR family NAD(P)-dependent oxidoreductase, whose product MATAAPSAASRIAVVTGASSGIGAATARRLAAAGYRVVLTARRKDRIEALAEEINTAGQSAAAYPLDVTDRAAVDEFATAFKTVGVLVNNAGGALGADPVATGDPADWRTMYETNVIGTLNVTQALLPKLVESGDGTIVVISSTAGLSTYEGGAGYVAAKHGEHVLAETLRLEIVGQPVRVIEIAPGMVKTDEFALTRFGGDKEKATKVYQGVAEPLTADDVADTITWAVTRPSHVNVDLLVLRPRAQASNTKVHREL is encoded by the coding sequence ATGGCCACCGCCGCACCGTCCGCCGCCTCCCGCATCGCCGTCGTCACCGGTGCGAGCAGCGGAATCGGCGCCGCCACGGCCCGCCGGCTCGCCGCGGCCGGCTACCGAGTGGTCCTCACCGCCCGCCGCAAGGACCGGATCGAAGCGCTGGCGGAGGAGATCAACACGGCCGGCCAGTCCGCCGCCGCGTACCCGCTGGACGTCACGGACCGTGCCGCGGTCGACGAGTTCGCGACGGCGTTCAAGACGGTCGGCGTGCTGGTCAACAACGCCGGCGGCGCGCTCGGCGCGGACCCGGTCGCGACCGGCGACCCGGCCGACTGGCGCACGATGTACGAGACGAACGTCATCGGCACCCTGAACGTCACCCAGGCTCTGCTGCCCAAGCTCGTCGAGAGCGGCGACGGCACGATCGTGGTCATCTCCTCCACCGCGGGACTCAGCACGTACGAGGGCGGCGCGGGCTACGTCGCCGCCAAGCACGGCGAACACGTCCTCGCCGAGACCCTCCGCCTGGAGATCGTCGGCCAGCCGGTGCGCGTCATCGAGATCGCCCCCGGCATGGTGAAGACGGACGAGTTCGCACTCACTCGCTTCGGCGGCGACAAGGAGAAGGCGACGAAGGTCTACCAGGGCGTCGCCGAACCCCTCACGGCCGACGACGTGGCGGACACGATCACCTGGGCGGTCACCCGCCCCAGCCATGTCAACGTCGACCTCCTGGTCCTCCGCCCCCGCGCCCAGGCCTCCAACACGAAGGTCCACAGGGAACTGTGA
- a CDS encoding YnfA family protein, with the protein MLIARSAALFVVAALFEIGGAWLVWQGVREHRGWLWITGGVLALGAYGFVATFQPDAHFGRILAAYGGIFVAGSILWGAVADGYRPDRWDVTGALVCLVGMALIMWAPRNGG; encoded by the coding sequence ATGCTCATCGCCCGCTCCGCCGCCCTCTTCGTCGTGGCCGCCCTCTTCGAGATCGGCGGCGCCTGGCTGGTCTGGCAAGGTGTACGCGAACACCGCGGCTGGCTGTGGATCACCGGCGGCGTCCTCGCCCTCGGCGCCTACGGCTTCGTCGCCACCTTCCAGCCCGACGCCCACTTCGGCCGCATCCTCGCCGCATACGGCGGCATCTTCGTGGCCGGCTCGATCCTGTGGGGCGCGGTCGCGGACGGCTACCGCCCGGACCGCTGGGACGTGACGGGCGCGCTGGTCTGCCTCGTGGGCATGGCGCTGATCATGTGGGCGCCGCGGAACGGCGGCTGA
- a CDS encoding helix-turn-helix domain-containing protein, which produces MAAPRRDTRGIVGAADFLAHVDFRRPEPAEPLRRHVEHYWLIDWELQEPYVSHVVPHPAVHIVFQQFEGQEPLVEVAGIQQGLFTQKLEGRGRVCGIKFRPGAFRPFAPGRAVSEWTGLRVFSPEVFPQTDLTAVLTPDDEQARIAALDAFLLALDPRPDPQADLATALVDRIRTDRTIRRVADFARAEGMSVRLLQRLFAGYVGVGPKWVILRYRIHEALEHAEADRKADWAALAADLGYADQAHLVRDFTTTVGVPPTAYAASPTASAPGA; this is translated from the coding sequence ATGGCCGCCCCACGCCGAGACACCCGAGGCATCGTCGGCGCCGCGGACTTCCTCGCGCACGTGGACTTCCGCCGCCCCGAGCCCGCCGAACCGCTGCGCCGCCATGTCGAGCACTACTGGCTGATCGACTGGGAGCTCCAGGAGCCGTACGTCTCGCACGTGGTCCCCCACCCCGCCGTCCACATCGTCTTCCAGCAGTTCGAGGGCCAAGAGCCCCTCGTGGAGGTCGCGGGCATCCAGCAGGGCCTGTTCACGCAGAAGCTGGAGGGGCGCGGACGGGTGTGCGGCATCAAGTTCAGACCGGGCGCCTTCCGTCCCTTCGCGCCCGGACGGGCGGTGAGCGAGTGGACCGGCCTGAGGGTCTTCTCCCCCGAGGTGTTCCCGCAGACCGACCTCACCGCCGTGCTCACCCCGGACGACGAGCAGGCCCGCATCGCCGCGCTCGACGCCTTCCTCCTCGCCCTGGATCCGCGCCCGGACCCGCAGGCCGACCTCGCGACGGCCCTGGTCGACCGCATCCGCACCGACCGCACGATCCGCCGCGTCGCCGACTTCGCCCGCGCCGAGGGCATGTCCGTACGACTACTGCAACGCCTCTTCGCCGGCTATGTCGGCGTGGGCCCCAAGTGGGTCATCCTGCGCTACCGCATCCACGAGGCCCTGGAGCACGCGGAGGCGGACCGGAAGGCGGACTGGGCAGCCCTGGCGGCCGACCTCGGCTACGCCGACCAGGCCCATCTGGTGCGGGACTTCACGACGACGGTGGGAGTGCCGCCCACCGCCTACGCCGCCAGTCCAACGGCTTCGGCTCCAGGCGCTTAG
- a CDS encoding LLM class flavin-dependent oxidoreductase, whose translation MQFGIFSVGDVTPDPTTGRTPTERERIKAMVAIALKAEEVGLDVFATGEHHNPPFVPSSPTTMLGYVAARTEKLILSTSTTLITTNDPVKIAEDFAMLQHLADGRVDLMMGRGNTGPVYPWFGKDIRQGINLAVENYALLHRLWREDVVDWEGTFRTPLQGFTSTPRPLDGVPPFVWHGSIRSPEIAEQAAYYGDGFFHNNIFWPADHTKRMVELYRQRYAHYGHGTPEQAIVGLGGQVFMRRNSQDAVREFRPYFDNAPVYGHGPSLEDFNDQTPLTVGSPQQVIDKTLGFREYAGDYQRQLFLLDHAGLPLKTVLEQLDMLGEEVVPVLRKEFAAGRPANVPEAPTHASLSAAAV comes from the coding sequence ATGCAGTTCGGGATCTTCAGCGTCGGCGATGTCACGCCGGACCCGACGACCGGCCGTACGCCGACCGAGCGTGAGCGCATCAAGGCCATGGTCGCCATCGCGCTGAAGGCCGAGGAGGTCGGCCTCGACGTCTTCGCCACCGGCGAGCACCACAACCCGCCGTTCGTGCCGTCGTCGCCGACCACGATGCTGGGTTATGTCGCGGCGCGGACGGAGAAGCTGATCCTCTCCACCTCCACGACGCTGATCACCACCAACGACCCGGTGAAGATCGCCGAGGACTTCGCGATGCTGCAGCACCTGGCCGACGGCCGGGTCGACCTGATGATGGGCCGCGGCAACACCGGCCCGGTCTACCCCTGGTTCGGCAAGGACATCCGGCAGGGCATCAACCTCGCCGTCGAGAACTACGCGCTGCTGCACCGGCTGTGGCGCGAGGACGTCGTCGACTGGGAGGGCACGTTCCGCACACCGCTGCAGGGCTTCACCTCCACGCCCCGGCCGCTGGACGGCGTACCGCCCTTCGTCTGGCACGGCTCCATCCGCTCGCCCGAGATCGCCGAGCAGGCGGCCTACTACGGCGACGGCTTCTTCCACAACAACATCTTCTGGCCGGCCGACCACACCAAGCGGATGGTCGAGCTGTACCGGCAGCGGTACGCGCACTACGGGCACGGCACGCCCGAGCAGGCGATCGTCGGCCTCGGCGGACAGGTGTTCATGCGGCGCAACTCGCAGGACGCGGTGCGGGAGTTCCGGCCGTACTTCGACAACGCGCCGGTCTACGGCCACGGGCCCTCCCTGGAGGACTTCAACGACCAGACCCCGCTCACCGTCGGATCGCCGCAGCAGGTGATCGACAAGACGCTGGGCTTCCGCGAGTACGCCGGTGACTACCAGCGCCAGCTGTTCCTGCTCGACCACGCGGGACTGCCGCTGAAGACCGTGCTCGAACAGCTCGACATGCTGGGCGAGGAGGTCGTGCCGGTGCTGCGCAAGGAGTTCGCGGCCGGGCGCCCGGCGAACGTGCCCGAGGCGCCGACCCACGCGTCCCTGTCGGCCGCCGCCGTATGA
- a CDS encoding response regulator transcription factor, producing the protein MLLAEDDRAIRHALERALSLEGYQVTAVADGVEALAQAHKTPPDVLLLDVMMPGIDGLQVCRVLRAEGDRTPILMLTALVETADRIAGLDAGADDYVVKPFDVEEVFARLRALLRRTSPDSGAAAPAGVTGKQPQISDRQIEAAGLRMDVQARRAWRNESELELTRTEFELLELLVRNAGIVLDHSTIYDRIWGYDFGPGSKNLAVYVGYLRRKLDQPGAPALIHTVRGVGYVLRED; encoded by the coding sequence GTGCTGCTCGCCGAAGACGACCGCGCCATCCGTCACGCCCTGGAGCGGGCCCTGAGCCTGGAGGGCTATCAGGTCACCGCCGTCGCCGACGGCGTGGAAGCGCTGGCGCAGGCCCACAAGACCCCGCCGGACGTGCTCCTGCTGGACGTGATGATGCCCGGCATCGACGGGCTGCAGGTCTGCCGGGTGCTGCGCGCCGAGGGCGACCGCACCCCGATCCTCATGCTCACCGCCCTCGTCGAGACCGCGGACCGCATCGCGGGACTTGACGCGGGCGCCGACGACTACGTGGTCAAGCCGTTCGACGTCGAGGAGGTCTTCGCACGGCTGCGGGCCCTGCTGCGCCGGACCAGCCCGGACAGCGGGGCGGCGGCCCCGGCCGGCGTCACCGGTAAGCAGCCGCAGATCTCCGACCGGCAGATCGAGGCAGCCGGCCTGCGCATGGACGTGCAGGCGCGGCGCGCCTGGCGCAACGAGAGTGAACTGGAGCTGACCCGCACCGAGTTCGAACTGCTGGAGCTCCTGGTCCGCAACGCCGGGATCGTCCTCGACCACTCCACCATCTACGACCGCATCTGGGGCTACGACTTCGGGCCCGGTTCCAAGAACCTCGCCGTGTACGTCGGCTATCTGCGCCGCAAGCTCGACCAGCCGGGGGCACCGGCGCTGATCCACACGGTGCGCGGTGTGGGTTACGTGCTGCGGGAGGACTGA